A genome region from Ctenopharyngodon idella isolate HZGC_01 chromosome 5, HZGC01, whole genome shotgun sequence includes the following:
- the LOC127512783 gene encoding keratin, type I cytoskeletal 9-like isoform X8, whose translation MGSGVQELTGTDSDRDITPPFRKARPRGVHGTDREGGWVHWRPVGRRERGLQCRSRNSGSHGGSGATGSHGGSGATGSHGGSGATGSHGGSGATGSHGGSGATGSHGGSGATGSHGGSGATGSHGGSGATGSHGGSGATGSHGGSGATGSHGGSGATGSHGGSGATGSHGGSGATGSHGGSGATGSHGGSGATGSHGGSGGLGNHGGSGGLGGHGRSGSLGAHGRSGSVAGHSSSQAVEDRGRVRSPPASSSNSEAADDRGRAGSPPTSSPPSGIWPPPKKFLGNSTEAVAVSWVRSSGGAGRARSSGGAGRARSSGGAGRARSSGGAGRARSSGGAGRARSLVPASVAVSGRADCSGTAADCSGTAAGCSGTAADCSGTAADCSGTAADCSGTAADCSGTASGPTAGSGKASGP comes from the exons atgggaagtggagtccaggaactgacaggaacagacagtgatcgtgacataacgccccccttccggaaggcgcgtcctcgcggcgtacatggcacagatagggagggggggtgggtacattggagacctgttggcagacgggaacggggtctccaatgcaggtccaggaactcgggcagccacggggggtcaggtgccacgggcagccacggggggtcaggtgccacgggcagccacggcgggtcaggtgccacgggcagccacggcgggtcaggtgccacgggcagccacggcgggtcaggtgccacgggcagccacggcgggtcaggtgccacgggcagccacggcgggtcaggtgccacgggcagccacggcgggtcaggtgccacgggcagccacggcgggtcaggtgccacgggcagccacggcgggtcaggtgccacgggcagccacggcgggtcaggtgccacgggcagccacggcgggtcaggtgccacgggcagccacggcgggtcaggtgccacgggcagccacggcgggtcaggtgccacgggcagccacggcgggtcaggtgccacgggcagccacggcgggtcag gtggcttgggcaaccacggcgggtcaggtggcttaggcggccacggtaggtcaggtagcttgggcgcccacggcaggtcagggtccgtagccggccacagcagttcacaggcggttgaagaccgtgggcgtgtaaggtccccacccgcaagctcaagcaattcggaggccgctgatgatcgcggccgtgcagggtccccacccacaagctccccaccctcaggtatatggccccccccaaaaaagttcttggggaattcaacggaggccgtggcggtttcgtgggtaaggagctcgggtggcgccggcagggcgaggagctcgggtggcgccggcagggcgaggagctcgggtggcgccggcagggcgaggagctcgggtggcgccggcagggcgaggagctcgggtggcgccggcagggcgaggagcttgGTGCCGGCCTCCGTGGCtgtatcaggaagagcggattgctctgggacggcagcggactgctctggaacggcagcgggctgctctgggacggcagcggactgctctgggacggcagcggactgctctgggacggcagcggactgctctgggacggcagcggactgctctgggacggcctccgggcctacagcgggctctgggaaggcctccgggccttga
- the LOC127512783 gene encoding keratin, type I cytoskeletal 9-like isoform X11, with product MGSGVQELTGTDSDRDITPPFRKARPRGVHGTDREGGWVHWRPVGRRERGLQCRSRNSGSHGGSGATGSHGGSGATGSHGGSGATGSHGGSGATGSHGGSGATGSHGGSGATGSHGGSGATGSHGGSGATGSHGGSGATGSHGGSGATGSHGGSGATGSHGGSGATGSHGGSGATGSHGGSGATGSHGGSGGLGNHGGSGGLGGHGRSGSLGAHGRSGSVAGHSSSQAVEDRGRVRSPPASSSNSEAADDRGRAGSPPTSSPPSGIWPPPKKFLGNSTEAVAVSWVRSSGGAGRARSSGGAGRARSSGGAGRARSSGGAGRARSSGGAGRARSLVPASVAVSGRADCSGTAADCSGTAAGCSGTAADCSGTAADCSGTAADCSGTAADCSGTASGPTAGSGKASGP from the exons atgggaagtggagtccaggaactgacaggaacagacagtgatcgtgacataacgccccccttccggaaggcgcgtcctcgcggcgtacatggcacagatagggagggggggtgggtacattggagacctgttggcagacgggaacggggtctccaatgcaggtccaggaactcgggcagccacggggggtcaggtgccacgggcagccacggggggtcaggtgccacgggcagccacggcgggtcaggtgccacgggcagccacggcgggtcaggtgccacgggcagccacggcgggtcaggtgccacgggcagccacggcgggtcaggtgccacgggcagccacggcgggtcaggtgccacgggcagccacggcgggtcaggtgccacgggcagccacggcgggtcaggtgccacgggcagccacggcgggtcaggtgccacgggcagccacggcgggtcaggtgccacgggcagccacggcgggtcaggtgccacgggcagccacggcgggtcaggtgccacgggcagccacggcgggtcaggtgccacgggcagccacggcgggtcag gtggcttgggcaaccacggcgggtcaggtggcttaggcggccacggtaggtcaggtagcttgggcgcccacggcaggtcagggtccgtagccggccacagcagttcacaggcggttgaagaccgtgggcgtgtaaggtccccacccgcaagctcaagcaattcggaggccgctgatgatcgcggccgtgcagggtccccacccacaagctccccaccctcaggtatatggccccccccaaaaaagttcttggggaattcaacggaggccgtggcggtttcgtgggtaaggagctcgggtggcgccggcagggcgaggagctcgggtggcgccggcagggcgaggagctcgggtggcgccggcagggcgaggagctcgggtggcgccggcagggcgaggagctcgggtggcgccggcagggcgaggagcttgGTGCCGGCCTCCGTGGCtgtatcaggaagagcggattgctctgggacggcagcggactgctctggaacggcagcgggctgctctgggacggcagcggactgctctgggacggcagcggactgctctgggacggcagcggactgctctgggacggcagcggactgctctgggacggcctccgggcctacagcgggctctgggaaggcctccgggccttga
- the LOC127512783 gene encoding PE-PGRS family protein PE_PGRS16-like isoform X16: MGSGVQELTGTDSDRDITPPFRKARPRGVHGTDREGGWVHWRPVGRRERGLQCRSRNSGSHGGSGATGSHGGSGATGSHGGSGATGSHGGSGATGSHGGSGATGSHGGSGATGSHGGSGATGSHGGSGATGSHGGSGATGSHGGSGATGSHGGSGATGSHGGSGATGSHGGSGATGSHGGSGGLGNHGGSGGLGGHGRSGSLGAHGRSGSVAGHSSSQAVEDRGRVRSPPASSSNSEAADDRGRAGSPPTSSPPSGIWPPPKKFLGNSTEAVAVSWVRSSGGAGRARSSGGAGRARSSGGAGRARSSGGAGRARSSGGAGRARSLVPASVAVSGRADCSGTAADCSGTAAGCSGTAADCSGTAADCSGTAADCSGTAADCSGTASGPTAGSGKASGP; the protein is encoded by the exons atgggaagtggagtccaggaactgacaggaacagacagtgatcgtgacataacgccccccttccggaaggcgcgtcctcgcggcgtacatggcacagatagggagggggggtgggtacattggagacctgttggcagacgggaacggggtctccaatgcaggtccaggaactcgggcagccacggggggtcaggtgccacgggcagccacggggggtcaggtgccacgggcagccacggcgggtcaggtgccacgggcagccacggcgggtcaggtgccacgggcagccacggcgggtcaggtgccacgggcagccacggcgggtcaggtgccacgggcagccacggcgggtcaggtgccacgggcagccacggcgggtcaggtgccacgggcagccacggcgggtcaggtgccacgggcagccacggcgggtcaggtgccacgggcagccacggcgggtcaggtgccacgggcagccacggcgggtcaggtgccacgggcagccacggcgggtcaggtgccacgggcagccacggcgggtcag gtggcttgggcaaccacggcgggtcaggtggcttaggcggccacggtaggtcaggtagcttgggcgcccacggcaggtcagggtccgtagccggccacagcagttcacaggcggttgaagaccgtgggcgtgtaaggtccccacccgcaagctcaagcaattcggaggccgctgatgatcgcggccgtgcagggtccccacccacaagctccccaccctcaggtatatggccccccccaaaaaagttcttggggaattcaacggaggccgtggcggtttcgtgggtaaggagctcgggtggcgccggcagggcgaggagctcgggtggcgccggcagggcgaggagctcgggtggcgccggcagggcgaggagctcgggtggcgccggcagggcgaggagctcgggtggcgccggcagggcgaggagcttgGTGCCGGCCTCCGTGGCtgtatcaggaagagcggattgctctgggacggcagcggactgctctggaacggcagcgggctgctctgggacggcagcggactgctctgggacggcagcggactgctctgggacggcagcggactgctctgggacggcagcggactgctctgggacggcctccgggcctacagcgggctctgggaaggcctccgggccttga
- the LOC127512783 gene encoding keratin, type I cytoskeletal 9-like isoform X20, with product MGSGVQELTGTDSDRDITPPFRKARPRGVHGTDREGGWVHWRPVGRRERGLQCRSRNSGSHGGSGATGSHGGSGATGSHGGSGATGSHGGSGATGSHGGSGATGSHGGSGATGSHGGSGATGSHGGSGATGSHGGSGATGSHGGSGATGSHGGSGATGSHGGSGATGSHGGSGGLGNHGGSGGLGGHGRSGSLGAHGRSGSVAGHSSSQAVEDRGRVRSPPASSSNSEAADDRGRAGSPPTSSPPSGIWPPPKKFLGNSTEAVAVSWVRSSGGAGRARSSGGAGRARSSGGAGRARSSGGAGRARSSGGAGRARSLVPASVAVSGRADCSGTAADCSGTAAGCSGTAADCSGTAADCSGTAADCSGTAADCSGTASGPTAGSGKASGP from the exons atgggaagtggagtccaggaactgacaggaacagacagtgatcgtgacataacgccccccttccggaaggcgcgtcctcgcggcgtacatggcacagatagggagggggggtgggtacattggagacctgttggcagacgggaacggggtctccaatgcaggtccaggaactcgggcagccacggggggtcaggtgccacgggcagccacggggggtcaggtgccacgggcagccacggcgggtcaggtgccacgggcagccacggcgggtcaggtgccacgggcagccacggcgggtcaggtgccacgggcagccacggcgggtcaggtgccacgggcagccacggcgggtcaggtgccacgggcagccacggcgggtcaggtgccacgggcagccacggcgggtcaggtgccacgggcagccacggcgggtcaggtgccacgggcagccacggcgggtcaggtgccacgggcagccacggcgggtcaggtgccacgggcagccacggcgggtcag gtggcttgggcaaccacggcgggtcaggtggcttaggcggccacggtaggtcaggtagcttgggcgcccacggcaggtcagggtccgtagccggccacagcagttcacaggcggttgaagaccgtgggcgtgtaaggtccccacccgcaagctcaagcaattcggaggccgctgatgatcgcggccgtgcagggtccccacccacaagctccccaccctcaggtatatggccccccccaaaaaagttcttggggaattcaacggaggccgtggcggtttcgtgggtaaggagctcgggtggcgccggcagggcgaggagctcgggtggcgccggcagggcgaggagctcgggtggcgccggcagggcgaggagctcgggtggcgccggcagggcgaggagctcgggtggcgccggcagggcgaggagcttgGTGCCGGCCTCCGTGGCtgtatcaggaagagcggattgctctgggacggcagcggactgctctggaacggcagcgggctgctctgggacggcagcggactgctctgggacggcagcggactgctctgggacggcagcggactgctctgggacggcagcggactgctctgggacggcctccgggcctacagcgggctctgggaaggcctccgggccttga
- the LOC127512783 gene encoding PE-PGRS family protein PE_PGRS16-like isoform X3 → MGSGVQELTGTDSDRDITPPFRKARPRGVHGTDREGGWVHWRPVGRRERGLQCRSRNSGSHGGSGATGSHGGSGATGSHGGSGATGSHGGSGATGSHGGSGATGSHGGSGATGSHGGSGATGSHGGSGATGSHGGSGATGSHGGSGATGSHGGSGATGSHGGSGATGSHGGSGATGSHGGSGATGSHGGSGATGSHGGSGATGSHGGSGGLGNHGGSGGLGGHGRSGSLGAHGRSGSVAGHSSSQAVEDRGRVRSPPASSSNSEAADDRGRAGSPPTSSPPSGIWPPPKKFLGNSTEAVAVSWVRSSGGAGRARSSGGAGRARSSGGAGRARSSGGAGRARSSGGAGRARSLVPASVAVSGRADCSGTAADCSGTAAGCSGTAADCSGTAADCSGTAADCSGTAADCSGTASGPTAGSGKASGP, encoded by the exons atgggaagtggagtccaggaactgacaggaacagacagtgatcgtgacataacgccccccttccggaaggcgcgtcctcgcggcgtacatggcacagatagggagggggggtgggtacattggagacctgttggcagacgggaacggggtctccaatgcaggtccaggaactcgggcagccacggggggtcaggtgccacgggcagccacggggggtcaggtgccacgggcagccacggcgggtcaggtgccacgggcagccacggcgggtcaggtgccacgggcagccacggcgggtcaggtgccacgggcagccacggcgggtcaggtgccacgggcagccacggcgggtcaggtgccacgggcagccacggcgggtcaggtgccacgggcagccacggcgggtcaggtgccacgggcagccacggcgggtcaggtgccacgggcagccacggcgggtcaggtgccacgggcagccacggcgggtcaggtgccacgggcagccacggcgggtcaggtgccacgggcagccacggcgggtcaggtgccacgggcagccacggcgggtcaggtgccacgggcagccacggcgggtcaggtgccacgggcagccacggcgggtcag gtggcttgggcaaccacggcgggtcaggtggcttaggcggccacggtaggtcaggtagcttgggcgcccacggcaggtcagggtccgtagccggccacagcagttcacaggcggttgaagaccgtgggcgtgtaaggtccccacccgcaagctcaagcaattcggaggccgctgatgatcgcggccgtgcagggtccccacccacaagctccccaccctcaggtatatggccccccccaaaaaagttcttggggaattcaacggaggccgtggcggtttcgtgggtaaggagctcgggtggcgccggcagggcgaggagctcgggtggcgccggcagggcgaggagctcgggtggcgccggcagggcgaggagctcgggtggcgccggcagggcgaggagctcgggtggcgccggcagggcgaggagcttgGTGCCGGCCTCCGTGGCtgtatcaggaagagcggattgctctgggacggcagcggactgctctggaacggcagcgggctgctctgggacggcagcggactgctctgggacggcagcggactgctctgggacggcagcggactgctctgggacggcagcggactgctctgggacggcctccgggcctacagcgggctctgggaaggcctccgggccttga
- the LOC127512783 gene encoding PE-PGRS family protein PE_PGRS16-like isoform X28, with protein MGSGVQELTGTDSDRDITPPFRKARPRGVHGTDREGGWVHWRPVGRRERGLQCRSRNSGSHGGSGATGSHGGSGATGSHGGSGATGSHGGSGATGSHGGSGATGSHGGSGATGSHGGSGATGSHGGSGGLGNHGGSGGLGTHGGSGGLGNHGGSGGLGGHGRSGSLGAHGRSGSVAGHSSSQAVEDRGRVRSPPASSSNSEAADDRGRAGSPPTSSPPSGIWPPPKKFLGNSTEAVAVSWVRSSGGAGRARSSGGAGRARSSGGAGRARSSGGAGRARSSGGAGRARSLVPASVAVSGRADCSGTAADCSGTAAGCSGTAADCSGTAADCSGTAADCSGTAADCSGTASGPTAGSGKASGP; from the exons atgggaagtggagtccaggaactgacaggaacagacagtgatcgtgacataacgccccccttccggaaggcgcgtcctcgcggcgtacatggcacagatagggagggggggtgggtacattggagacctgttggcagacgggaacggggtctccaatgcaggtccaggaactcgggcagccacggggggtcag gtgccacgggcagccacggcgggtcaggtgccacgggcagccacggcgggtcaggtgccacgggcagccacggcgggtcaggtgccacgggcagccacggcgggtcaggtgccacgggcagccacggcgggtcaggtgccacgggcagccacggcgggtcaggtgccacgggcagccacggcgggtcaggtggcttgggcaaccacggcgggtcaggtggcttgggcacccacggcgggtcaggtggcttgggcaaccacggcgggtcaggtggcttaggcggccacggtaggtcaggtagcttgggcgcccacggcaggtcagggtccgtagccggccacagcagttcacaggcggttgaagaccgtgggcgtgtaaggtccccacccgcaagctcaagcaattcggaggccgctgatgatcgcggccgtgcagggtccccacccacaagctccccaccctcaggtatatggccccccccaaaaaagttcttggggaattcaacggaggccgtggcggtttcgtgggtaaggagctcgggtggcgccggcagggcgaggagctcgggtggcgccggcagggcgaggagctcgggtggcgccggcagggcgaggagctcgggtggcgccggcagggcgaggagctcgggtggcgccggcagggcgaggagcttgGTGCCGGCCTCCGTGGCtgtatcaggaagagcggattgctctgggacggcagcggactgctctggaacggcagcgggctgctctgggacggcagcggactgctctgggacggcagcggactgctctgggacggcagcggactgctctgggacggcagcggactgctctgggacggcctccgggcctacagcgggctctgggaaggcctccgggccttga
- the LOC127512783 gene encoding PE-PGRS family protein PE_PGRS16-like isoform X31, protein MGSGVQELTGTDSDRDITPPFRKARPRGVHGTDREGGWVHWRPVGRRERGLQCRSRNSGSHGGSGATGSHGGSGATGSHGGSGATGSHGGSGATGSHGGSGATGSHGGSGATGSHGGSGGLGNHGGSGGLGTHGGSGGLGNHGGSGGLGGHGRSGSLGAHGRSGSVAGHSSSQAVEDRGRVRSPPASSSNSEAADDRGRAGSPPTSSPPSGIWPPPKKFLGNSTEAVAVSWVRSSGGAGRARSSGGAGRARSSGGAGRARSSGGAGRARSSGGAGRARSLVPASVAVSGRADCSGTAADCSGTAAGCSGTAADCSGTAADCSGTAADCSGTAADCSGTASGPTAGSGKASGP, encoded by the exons atgggaagtggagtccaggaactgacaggaacagacagtgatcgtgacataacgccccccttccggaaggcgcgtcctcgcggcgtacatggcacagatagggagggggggtgggtacattggagacctgttggcagacgggaacggggtctccaatgcaggtccaggaactcgggcagccacggggggtcag gtgccacgggcagccacggcgggtcaggtgccacgggcagccacggcgggtcaggtgccacgggcagccacggcgggtcaggtgccacgggcagccacggcgggtcaggtgccacgggcagccacggcgggtcaggtgccacgggcagccacggcgggtcaggtggcttgggcaaccacggcgggtcaggtggcttgggcacccacggcgggtcaggtggcttgggcaaccacggcgggtcaggtggcttaggcggccacggtaggtcaggtagcttgggcgcccacggcaggtcagggtccgtagccggccacagcagttcacaggcggttgaagaccgtgggcgtgtaaggtccccacccgcaagctcaagcaattcggaggccgctgatgatcgcggccgtgcagggtccccacccacaagctccccaccctcaggtatatggccccccccaaaaaagttcttggggaattcaacggaggccgtggcggtttcgtgggtaaggagctcgggtggcgccggcagggcgaggagctcgggtggcgccggcagggcgaggagctcgggtggcgccggcagggcgaggagctcgggtggcgccggcagggcgaggagctcgggtggcgccggcagggcgaggagcttgGTGCCGGCCTCCGTGGCtgtatcaggaagagcggattgctctgggacggcagcggactgctctggaacggcagcgggctgctctgggacggcagcggactgctctgggacggcagcggactgctctgggacggcagcggactgctctgggacggcagcggactgctctgggacggcctccgggcctacagcgggctctgggaaggcctccgggccttga
- the LOC127512783 gene encoding uncharacterized PE-PGRS family protein PE_PGRS54-like isoform X42, producing MGSGVQELTGTDSDRDITPPFRKARPRGVHGTDREGGWVHWRPVGRRERGLQCRSRNSGSHGGSGATGSHGGSGATGSHGGSGGLGTHGGSGGLGNHGGSGGLGGHGRSGSLGAHGRSGSVAGHSSSQAVEDRGRVRSPPASSSNSEAADDRGRAGSPPTSSPPSGIWPPPKKFLGNSTEAVAVSWVRSSGGAGRARSSGGAGRARSSGGAGRARSSGGAGRARSSGGAGRARSLVPASVAVSGRADCSGTAADCSGTAAGCSGTAADCSGTAADCSGTAADCSGTAADCSGTASGPTAGSGKASGP from the exons atgggaagtggagtccaggaactgacaggaacagacagtgatcgtgacataacgccccccttccggaaggcgcgtcctcgcggcgtacatggcacagatagggagggggggtgggtacattggagacctgttggcagacgggaacggggtctccaatgcaggtccaggaactcgggcagccacggggggtcag gtgccacgggcagccacggcgggtcaggtgccacgggcagccacggcgggtcag gtggcttgggcacccacggcgggtcaggtggcttgggcaaccacggcgggtcaggtggcttaggcggccacggtaggtcaggtagcttgggcgcccacggcaggtcagggtccgtagccggccacagcagttcacaggcggttgaagaccgtgggcgtgtaaggtccccacccgcaagctcaagcaattcggaggccgctgatgatcgcggccgtgcagggtccccacccacaagctccccaccctcaggtatatggccccccccaaaaaagttcttggggaattcaacggaggccgtggcggtttcgtgggtaaggagctcgggtggcgccggcagggcgaggagctcgggtggcgccggcagggcgaggagctcgggtggcgccggcagggcgaggagctcgggtggcgccggcagggcgaggagctcgggtggcgccggcagggcgaggagcttgGTGCCGGCCTCCGTGGCtgtatcaggaagagcggattgctctgggacggcagcggactgctctggaacggcagcgggctgctctgggacggcagcggactgctctgggacggcagcggactgctctgggacggcagcggactgctctgggacggcagcggactgctctgggacggcctccgggcctacagcgggctctgggaaggcctccgggccttga
- the LOC127512783 gene encoding PE-PGRS family protein PE_PGRS26-like isoform X37 — MGSGVQELTGTDSDRDITPPFRKARPRGVHGTDREGGWVHWRPVGRRERGLQCRSRNSGSHGGSGATGSHGGSGATGSHGGSGATGSHGGSGATGSHGGSGGLGNHGGSGGLGTHGGSGGLGNHGGSGGLGGHGRSGSLGAHGRSGSVAGHSSSQAVEDRGRVRSPPASSSNSEAADDRGRAGSPPTSSPPSGIWPPPKKFLGNSTEAVAVSWVRSSGGAGRARSSGGAGRARSSGGAGRARSSGGAGRARSSGGAGRARSLVPASVAVSGRADCSGTAADCSGTAAGCSGTAADCSGTAADCSGTAADCSGTAADCSGTASGPTAGSGKASGP, encoded by the exons atgggaagtggagtccaggaactgacaggaacagacagtgatcgtgacataacgccccccttccggaaggcgcgtcctcgcggcgtacatggcacagatagggagggggggtgggtacattggagacctgttggcagacgggaacggggtctccaatgcaggtccaggaactcgggcagccacggggggtcag gtgccacgggcagccacggcgggtcaggtgccacgggcagccacggcgggtcaggtgccacgggcagccacggcgggtcaggtgccacgggcagccacggcgggtcaggtggcttgggcaaccacggcgggtcaggtggcttgggcacccacggcgggtcaggtggcttgggcaaccacggcgggtcaggtggcttaggcggccacggtaggtcaggtagcttgggcgcccacggcaggtcagggtccgtagccggccacagcagttcacaggcggttgaagaccgtgggcgtgtaaggtccccacccgcaagctcaagcaattcggaggccgctgatgatcgcggccgtgcagggtccccacccacaagctccccaccctcaggtatatggccccccccaaaaaagttcttggggaattcaacggaggccgtggcggtttcgtgggtaaggagctcgggtggcgccggcagggcgaggagctcgggtggcgccggcagggcgaggagctcgggtggcgccggcagggcgaggagctcgggtggcgccggcagggcgaggagctcgggtggcgccggcagggcgaggagcttgGTGCCGGCCTCCGTGGCtgtatcaggaagagcggattgctctgggacggcagcggactgctctggaacggcagcgggctgctctgggacggcagcggactgctctgggacggcagcggactgctctgggacggcagcggactgctctgggacggcagcggactgctctgggacggcctccgggcctacagcgggctctgggaaggcctccgggccttga